GCAACAAACTTGGTGCTAATTCTTGGATTACCCTCATTTGCACCAGAAAAACCCCACGGTCCAGTTGATTGCATCTTGAACAGTAACGGCTTTGCTCTTTCTCTTCTTCCTGTGACCTGTCAATGTATATTTGTTTTAAGTGACTGTTACAAAGGCTTATGTTTCAAAAGACAGAAATGGGGGTAAATATCGTATGACAGCTTGTTTGAGAATAAAGCTTTGATAGGACATTCAAACTCATTAACACACTCGAACTTTGAATTGCGACACTTGCAATATTTCCACCAGAAAATACTTAAAAACTAAATTTCTTTCTATGTTTTGATTTATCAATCTTGTATCAACTCATTCTTCTACAACTTTAACCCATCATGTGATTTTGTTACTTTTGGTAGcctgaaaatatatatatacacataaaaAAGTTTCTACATCTTATATGATATTTAGAGATAATCTACATTTAATAGTATaattcaactctttcaattatATACCAATTTTACCTTATGGTGCGCAAAATCAATGTGTGAAGGATCAGACACATTTTCCATCAGAGTATCATAGCCATAATATAGATCACGTTGAATTGTCACCGACGAAAACTCCGGCTTATCAAAATCATCAGGCAACCTAAACAATTGCCCACAATCAGAAGAACATTAATTATTCTAATTCCAaccaaaaattttgattaaaaaaccAAACCAATCGAGGACTGGAAACAATGTTCGTTTTAAATAATAAACCACCAATTTAGAGACTTTTACATTGGAGGCTTCGTGGCTTGAGCTCTTTCCCAGTCATTCTCACTAGGCCAAACAAAGAGAAGGCCTTGAGAAACCATGGTTGGAAACTTCGTTGCACATGCCCTCGGCGACTTAAGCGCGCGAGACTCGGGTCCTTCAGAAGCTGCCTGCGGTATCCGAGTACATGAGCCGCACCCGTCAAACGACCATCCGTGATATGAACACTGCAAGTGCCCATTCTCATCAATCCTCCCCTCCTGCGATACATGTGGAAACAAATTCAAGCTCAAGACAAGTGATTATAACCAAGAAACAGAGAATTGAGGAACAAATTTCAAGGGTTAACGAAATTTCTCCACAAAGATTGAATCTTGAAGAAAGGTTTCCAAGAACTTGCAGAAAATTAGAGAGAGAAAAGGATGAAGAGAAATTCACCGATAAGGGTGCAAGCCTATGGGGGCATTTATCATCAAAAGCAACCCACTGAGCAGTCGATTTATCAAACCAGATAACAAGATCTCGATTCAGGAGCTGAAATGGTGTGGGATAACGGGGGTCAAGATCTTCAACGAGTGAAACTGGATACCAATGATCTCTCCAAGAAAACTTCGACGACGAGATCTCTTCAGAATCTGCCGTCTCAATCAAAGGTTCTGCTTCTTCTGTGCCATCTTCCGGTATCGTAGCCGGAGTGATTACCGGGGAAGCTACATGAATCGGAGTTTTCAAAAGTTTGCTTCTTTTTTGTGAAGTAATAGTCTTAGAAATGAATGGCAATGGAACAGACTGGTGGTGTAGACTACTACTGGCATTGGAAGAGGCGCTGAATATGGGCGTAGCTGAAGCAAATGAAACCGACATGTTTTCGGGTAATTCAAGAATCTCTAATCCCGGCAACTAATTTTCTTTATAGCGCACAACTGTATCATATCGCGTCTAAATTTCTTAAAGCAGTTTCATTTAATGATATGGAGACACACCTGCCTCTTTCTTCTTTTTGTAAAATGATTATGTAGAATGGGAATGGAGGCTGGCTTTGCGTACGAGACTGAAATTGGATTTTCTTGGAATTATATGTCCTAACGCTGGATGAAAGTCCAGGCTGCTGGGCGAAAATTGGGACGAAACTGCGACACATGAGATATTTTTCATATGTTTTCGTGTTGTGTGGAGTAGAATTATGCCACGAAGttaatgttttaatttcaaatttctcttAGACATAAGTAGAGAAACAGTACAATGGAAGAGTTCTTTTTTCTTCCTTGTaaaatttgttaagaaaattCGTAAATTGTTCTACtaaagaaaaccaaaatcatagttttttttattgtaatccaattttcaaaattttattatctaAAGTGATGTTTTTTGCTAGAGAAATTGTATTGATAAATCATTAAAAAGATAGAATCTGAAAATAAagatgtcaaaatatttaataacctCAATTTTAtagtataaaataaataagttgAGTTGACAATTTTACCATACGAAAAAATGGAGGTCCACTTAGCTAAACAAGTGGTTTGTGGTGGAAAATGTGTTTATAAAAATGCAGGGGAGATCAGTTACGTTCTCCATGAAAACACATAACAGCAGTGGCGGAGTAACTGTTCACCAATCCAGGCCCCAAGTCAACGACTCCGAATTCCAGACAAAAGTCAACTACGGGGAGTCCACCACCTGCAGCGGCCGCCATGAACTCCACCTCCCGAAAGCCCAACAGACTCTTCTCCGAAGCTGACGAAATCGATCTCTTGAACTCCGTCTTGTATCCAGGCGAAACCTCCTTTCCCGAAGACAGATTCAGTGCCCCTCAGATCACAGACAAGATCAGAAGACTGAAGCAAAAGTACCACAAGTCTGTCAAAAACAAATCATCCATTAAAACCTCTCACGATCGTGACATATACGAGATTGCACGAAAGATATGGGGAGACGAGAAGACGGGAATGCCCTCGTCCTCTTCGAAAGCAAAGGAAGAGGAATTCAGCGAGGAGAAGGGATCCTTAAGCACCACAAATTTGAGCGATTTCCCATTCTTGATGAAACATGTTTCGAGGGCATTCCCGGGATGCGAGGAGGTTTACAAAGAGGGTCTGAAGGGTCTGGGAGATGATGTACTGAAGGGTTTTGATGAGAAATGGATGGAACTGGACATGGAAGAGGCCGCCATTGAAGCCAAAAGGAATGAGCACTTGAATTAAAACCATTGAATTGCATTGTAGATTTTTCTATGAGAGATTTCTATCGTCAGTCTTGATATCTATCATATTCAAGAACAGAATTAAAACATCATAAAATTGGTTCTGAATTATAGGATCAATCACTGTTCTGTAgaatttttcgaaaaaatgTTTTGAGTGTAGCGAATGGTCGTAGTTTTGGCCAAAAAATAAACCAAAAGGTATACACAAAAACTCTGGTGAGACGTCTCACGGATAAATTTCGTGGgttgaatatcttatttggtcatctatgaaaaaatattaatttttattctaatattattacttttattgtgaatatcggtagggttgacccgtctcacagataaagattcgtgagatcgtctcacaaaagacctactcagaAGTATATGTGAAGCCAAATAAGAATTTTCATGTCTTTTTATCATTTGTTTTTaacttgaaaattaaatattatattatcattTAGATGTGTATATTGTGAGATAGTATCATAATTCTATATACACTCAATTCaaatttatagtaaaaaatagtTTTgacgtaaatttttttttctccccAAGATTCGGATCAGGTCAAAGATCCGTACTAAAATtgactaatattttttttttatcattccaCATCTATGTTCAAGTTTATAAGATTAAAATTGACAATTGCCTGCGAAGTACATGGAGTAACTACTGTAATCACATCTTTCGACTAAATTACATTGGTTATTTTATAtaatctgtatcacaaaattaactATGAAACGATGAGTTTTTTTATCATTCCACATCTACATACAAGTATATAAGGTTAAAATTAAAAACTGTTTTCGAAGTACATAaaattaggcaaaaacttgtatgagacggtctcacgggtcgtattttgtgagacagatctcttattttggtcatttataaaaaaatattactttttattctaagagtattactttttattgtgaatatcgatagggttgacccgtctcacatataaagattcatgagaccgtctcacaagagacctactcattaaaTTAACTGTAATAACATTTTTTTGACTAAATTacattgattatttttaaaacaccAACGAATTagtagctttttttttttttttttcatttattgaaGAAATGGATATGCAAGCTTTTGAACCCATAGAAAAACAATTATTAAGCTGAATCTCGAtattaacatattaataaatatttggcCAAGCTTGAAtgttgtaaaaaataaaatcggaTCATCCATGTTGAAAATACTTATCTAAAAATTCCAATAATAGCAACCTTGAACCAGTGTCAAATAAGCAATATTCGTtggatttaatttaatgattaaggaaaaaaattaccaaaaaaggaaaaaatccaaattattggataaaaacaaaaatttgacaaattacaTGGTTAAAAACTAAAACCAAACCAACTTACAATATCAAAATGCTAATTTTCAATGTATATGTTGTACAAAATAATTTACTATAATTAgttcttataattattattattgaatgaAAGAAGGGATCTTTTTGTCTCTCTTAAAATGGCCAAGCCATGCACTAAAAGAACAAAGATGATTaatgaaacgtctactaaatttttatttttaaactaaGTTCGAATTTTTCTAGACCTTATAATTAATCTAAGGTATTGATACTTTATTATATAGTATCCTATAGATTATCTAAAGGTTAAAAACTATCAATAATATAGAGTTAGGCAGCTTTATAAGAATATAATCTAAAATATGAAGTTAAAGCCTGAATTTTTAACCAATTAATCCAAACTTCTAACCTTTACGTTGTGAATTGACATTGAGTTATTTATCCTCCAATAAATGATGGGATTGAATTTTACAATTGAAGAAGGATACCACGCACGTGTGCACTTTATGTgcaatatttgatatttatacCACATGCGTACGTGCAATTTGTGTGGGATGAGAGGCATCTAACTAAAGTGGAAACCCACAATTATAAAACCTTGTTAACATATGATGAAAGAGCATTAGTAATCGCACGAACGTCGCACGTAAATAATTActttatatatcaaagaaaaCATATATGTACATTCTTGTTGCATATTTAATCTGATAATccaagaattcaaaatttcatatgAAAAATGTACAACGTGAACCAAGATTTTATACATATGAACTGATGAATTCACACCCTTGTAGAAAGCAAGAAGGATGACATTTCAAGAACCCGATATCGGCTTGTGCAGAAACGATGTTCCATTAAATGCCATCATGGGGTAACTCCTCATGTATTGATCCAGCTGCAAacaaaattaaacataaataacgagcacaaattttttttaaaaactagcTTATGAAAAATCAACCTGTTCCTGGCCGAGGTTTTCGAAACCGAATTTGTTTTTCCACATGGATTCTGCTTCATGGGCAGCAGGAAGCACGAGCTCTTTTACATTGAGGTGTGAAAGAAGATTCTCAATGCAAAACAAGAGATATTGGAAGTATCCCTGAGAAAGGTTATATTTTCACCAAGAGACGGatgatatttacaaatttaagtTGTATAATTTTAGTATTAAAGTTGACATCCCCACCTTGCCCTGGTAATCAGGCCTTGTTGCAACCAAGGGAAGCTCTGCTACTTCTGCCCCAAATATTCGAATGATTCCAGCAGACACTGCAACCGAGCTGTTGAAAGGAAGCAAAATGGATTAAAGTAAAGTTCCAATATTAAGAGAAGCCATTGATTCACCAAGGAATTCAGCGTGTGTTGTTCCTGCATAAATCTATCTTACTCACTTTGCTGTCAAAATGGCACAATACATGCCACAGAAATCTTGACCATTGACCTCCCTCCTGGAGAGCAGCAGCCATATATTAAACACATTCAGATTCACGGAAACGGCTTACAAGAACATGGCATATGAATTGCGGAGTACAGACGACAACTTACCCATAAACCATGTTCGGAATTAGATCAAGACCGCTGTTGCTGGGAACACTAATCGGATCAAAACATTCCTGCAACAATTTGATTGATTGAAAATCATTTCTCAAATACTTTTCACTCACTAAACTGACAAAATACAATCAGCAAAAGGCAAAAAAACCATGTTAACTATATTTATCAAAGACAACTTTTGACGTGCAACATGTGCAGGGATAGTGTCTTTCTTCTTTAGATCATGATATCTTTTTGAGGGtccttaaaataaattcaaaagatATAACAGCAACTCTCGTGCAAATTACGTGCCGAAAAAGTGTTAAAAGCAAAGTAGGATTAGAGGATCGATGATGGCACCAAATTTTGACAGTCCATCCAAAGGGGAAAAATATCTTAAATTGACACGAAATTTAAAGAGCTAAAATATGATTGGAGAAATACAGAACAATCATGCGCGAAATAGATTCGTAGAAGCACAAGTCAATAGTTAActtacatgaaaaatattaacaGCACCAGAAAGCCACACTCTGGTGACTTCAGAAGCTTGTTTTCCTTTAAAAAGCCTCCATCTGATTTTATCAAGCTCTGAATTTTGCTGTGAACCATGCTCCTCAAATTTTTTCTTGATGTGGTTCTCGAGATTTGGAGGGAGCATCTGTTCGCCAGCCTCCATCAACTCTTTCAGAGTGGAGTTCATAGTGTTGCATTCTATGCAACAAAACCAGTCATCTTCCGGCAATACCtgtatttttcattgttttttagaaaaaaaaaaagaagaaaatgttacaaaaccaagaaataataacATGTTTACAGTATTAGCAGACCTCCAAATCAGCAATTTTTCGCTCCTTCAGACAACCAACATGATATTCCCTGTCACACTAGAATAACGAATACTCGATCATTATGCTTTTGACATAATAAAAGATAACAAAGTACGCAAACTGATCTTTCAACAGAGAGTAATGTCAAACATTAGGAAAACGAGTTATACTTGATCACATATAATTATTGTGTTGTCTGTAATTCTGGACTTGCTGAACCCATGACCCCTACAAGGATTAGACCAGTATCAGTCATCAAAGGAAAAAGTAAAGcgaaatatgattaaaaaaaatgaacacaGATAAGTCAACCTCCCAGTTGTGttatttgtaaaaaatgtaTACAAAAATTTGCTGATAAATCGGCagcatatataattattaagtGCGATTAAGGATGCTCTTTGAAATTGATTTCGaagctaatttttttaatgccaAAGAAATATTGTGCATGTATAGTGCAAAATTAATTTTGACGAGCACAAAATTAGCACACTTTTTGCACAGAGATAATTATCAAATGCTTGAATTCAACTGATATAGAggaaaatgagatgaaaatttaCCCGCAAATGCAACATCCACCAATCTCAACTTCCAAACTTCCAACGATACGAATGCATCGTTGGTTTATTTCTTCAACAGGGTTTGCGCCAGCAACTCTTCCAGCGGCAATAGCATTTTTATTGCGCTTTGAAAACTTTTTCTTTCCGAACAAGTTTTCGCAGTATCTGCAGTACCATTTACCTTGGGGAATGCCAGAAGGAGCAGCACATTCTACAAAGGAAAGAAAGGAAACAAAAACAGGAGTTGTAAGATAGAGACAAGATTTATTGACATAAATTGGTACAACTAAATATACTCACCATAGTGGAAACTTCGTGGACAATTTCCACAACTCATCAAATTTCCCCTGAGCTTGCATATAGAACATAGATCATCTTTTTCCCTCGAACATGATTCACTGCTTTGCACTTGGTCAACGTAGAGCTGATGGAGAGACATCCCATTTGATGTAAATATGTTGTGGTAACTGCCAGAACAAGTAAATTCATGTTTAAGGAACCTAAGTACTCCGCAATAACAACATTTATTGTATCACAAATTGTGACGTTTGCATGAAAACAACTAAAATAATCCCACAACAAATGAAGAAACCAAGAGACTTAAAGAATCGCTCACGGTTTCTTGTGGGAACCACATCCAGCATGCTTCTCAAACTGTGAGGGGCTAACCTGTTCAGTAACAAAAATGCTAGCTGTCAACATCCCAGAGAAGGAATTTACATCTACAATAGATTCGATATTAatgtaatattatttaaatccataaaaccctcTAAATTACCAATTTATTGCAGCAGGAGCAAACAATTGCACCATCTTTTTTACAACCCTCAAGTTTCACCTGCTTAAAAGTAAGAATGCAGAGGTTTAACACTAATTTCTGTATACAATTGTCTGATTAATTGCATTTACCTGTCCACGTATGATGTATGACAAAGCCGCGCCATCGGGGAGTGCATTCCCTGCTAATATTGAtttgtgcattcctaaatccCTTGATCAAGACAGGAGTGACAAGAATCATTTTTCATAAATGAGATGAGTTCGCATGAGAAACCATAGAACTTGAAGACATAATGAGCACTTACTTCTTTGTTAGCTTCCCCTGAGGTTTCATTTTGGTTTGACTACTTGAAGACATTTGAGGCAACTGGAGCTAATGGATCAGGTAAAAAGGACCTGAAATGGTCGTCATAAACAATAAGTGTAGTGCATCTACAAAATCGGCTCCGCGATTGTGAAGAAGTCCAATGCACATCGCTAGCACGCATATTCGACATAATAATCAGTATTCAACAATCAACAATGCGTTCGAAATGGTCatctaaaacatttatttatcaAAGTTTCGTATCCCAGCCTTTTCCATTTTACTCTTGTAGGAACATGATATTCCAATCCAAATATCATGCCACGGACTTCAGATTGAGgcttaaaatttgaaatgaagtgTGTAATTAATGACACATTCAAAACAGACTGTAAGCTCTAATTTAAATAGTTGATCTTTAAGCCGTTAAGACAAATAGGCCTAAGACCCGATCATAGAGTTCTACTTGTgtgagttttaattaaatatatcttgCTCTGCATAGATTCTTAATAATTCACATATGtgatttatgtaaaaattattcACATTGTAactatgaaaatttattttaaaaaataatagaatataattatgtatttttgtCATACCGCTCGTTATCCATCGATATCTGACGTAATGCAAATTACTTTTAAAGTTATAACTTCATTACACTTTTTATTACCACTTGGGTAATTaagaaatcaaataaaaaattaattttactttattttctttccaacaattattggtaAAATTAATATGCATTTaggaaaagaaaattaaattcattTGAACATAAAATGTTTAAGTAAACGAAAATAAAAACCATGAATAATTATTAGTTATGCAaattaaataacttaaaataaattgataattttcTCATTACTTCATAAACCAATTTTATAAGAGAATGTGTACCTGAGAAACACTATATCTTCTAGAAGTGGTAAGAACCGAACAACGAAAGAAAATCTTAATCAAGATTGAATATTGAGAAAAAGTAAAAGAATTAGATAAACAAGGTAAATGAGAATTTAAATAgataaatgaataaattttttatggaATTCAATTGTGGTCAGAGGTAAATTATCAATGTTTGTATAATTTATAAACCCGAGTCAGTGTTATTTTCGTGCAATGCACGTGCATCGCACGcatgctattttttttaaaaaaaattgacatagAATTACAAGATTGcatttaaatatatagtttattTATTAACATTGATATTGATACACttgatttttcaataattaaaatcattaaaagaTTTTTGTCAAATAGATCGTAAACTGaagaataatataaatttatcaagAATTTTTAACGGTCAATAAATAATTACTTTGTAaggtttttataaataaataaataaataaataatgtattattTATGTCATATTTTCCCAAAATGATTTACAGATCTAACTTCCACACAAGTTTTGAATCAGCCATTCTGGGAAAAATCAATTTTTACTTACTTTGCTCAGTTTGATTTCTACAAGAAAACCATATAGATATGTATGTATGGAAACATATATGTATAAACATGAAACAAGTCTAAGTATAGGAACCATTTTTGTGactaataaatataaatgtatACCTGAAAACTTAGATAATCTTCTAGTGGTGGTAAGAATCACACCGGAGAAAACAAATTACCTCAATCAAGATGTGGCTAAGAACAAAGATATAAAAATGAGAGAAACAAGATAAATGAGAAATCAATCGATAATCGAAGAATTTTTAACAAATTCGACTTTGGTCAAAGGTAAATTAGCAGTCGGCAGAAACAAATCTCAGACAACGGAGTGATATAATTAACGTTATATATAGTGAACTTATTAGGGTTTAGAGGAATAAGAGTCGCTATGAAAAATTAccgattttaatttaatttttctaagtGAGACTTctgttttatattaattatgtcGGAtcgatttttatattattttgaaaaaaatttggtcCAAAATTATGagatacaaaaataataaaccaAAATTCAATACAATCAAAATGTGAGACTAGAGTTTATTGTATTCACAAATATATACAAGATTTTATcgatttatttatcaaatattgaTGCACTTTTTTGGGGGGAAATTaatcttaaaaaagaaaataaaaacatttttctttcaaaaaaggaaaaatcaaCGTTATagaaatttcattaattttagaGAACTGATATTTTTAATCATaagaaatttaaaagtttatgtgCATTcctgaaaaaataaattctacTCTTTTACAATCCTTTTCGAACTAACAAAGACCCAAAATACTGCaagattttagtttttttttttacggttTAATTCTATTACAGCTGTGAAATTTGTCAAAGTCATTAActaatctataaaaaaatataatttttttaataattgtaaGTATCCAAGAAAAAATCACTCCTTCATTCATCACTTTCAAATGAGAATTAATTAGAGAAGAAAGAACATATACAATGTTAAAAAGCAATCAAGATATATACGTTGTTGTTGCGCCGAAAATAATTTTCTGgcagtattatttttatttataaaataaatatttgatgttGTAGAATTAATCTCTTCTATAGTTCatattaataaaagaaaatggtttttgatataaaagaaaatggaTGCATGTACTCTCTAGATATAGTTACCATGCACGTGCATGTGCATTTTGCGtgcaatattatataataattatatatttccaAAATACAGATAAAGacgttttaatttaaaaaaattcaatgtcCAGCAATGCAAACATCGTCATAGGGTAGAGTCAAATGGTACGTGGAGGGAAAGTTCTAAGCGGAACGAATCAGAGGGAGGTATCGAATTAAATTGCGAAGCCTTTGTTAACAAATGATGAAAATACTTTAATAATCGCTAgcatatattaattaatcatgagaaattttattatttttgtaaaattgtgAAATATTTTCTACTCTATACTCTAGTTTGGTACTCATGACAAAATATACTTGCATACTAGTTATGTTGCCCTGGTATAATTCTATTATCATTGAAAATTGTCAAAGTCATTTTGTTGTCTATTTCAATAGACTGTCATATGATACGGTCGTACTGATCTATATCTGTAAGACGGATCGACCCAGTCTATACTTACATTGACAAGTAAtactttgacataaaaagtattattttttcatgggtCATGTCGGGTTGTGATCCGTATTATAAAAATGAcatatgagacgatctcataagagtttttgtgtttcaaaaatatgattttttttattattgttcgTGTCGAAGAACAATTAGCCCCCAACTTATTAGCAATATTCGTCATTCATCTCTTTAAAATGAGAACCAATTAGATTGATTGTGTCACGTCCCGAAGCTTAGGGTTGACACcgacgttgtttaacaatcacacaatcgaaaacaACCAGCTtcgtagcacagtataaaccaaaaccattttatatcataattcaaaagaaataacattgtctttacaactcaAATGAAATAGTAATGCGGAAGCGTTttacaattaattaatcataaaattcgaaatataaaTCTACTACTGATCTTACaaatcaccagccccaaaattgtTCGGACTCTTCTTCCTCAACCTGTTCTTCAGTTTTATCTGGGAGGGGGAGTAAGTGATGAGTATTTTGAGAAATACTCAGCCAGTAGGGGCCGAATCGAGCACAATACAacaatatgcataaaattttgaaaatcacaTCACTTGCACACATAATTCATGACAAATGCATAACATTGACCAGgcactgagattcctctactttctatgatttacagatatcagtccTTAATTTTTACTCTTTTAAGGAGGCGAGGCCATATAGCAGTTATATCCTCACCGCGTAAAGGTCCTATCATATTTGGGATTCCCTCCCATATACAGTCGAATCCCCACAGTACCCAAACCACATGACAACCAACACAAGAACAGAGTAGAAGAAGAACGTGTAATCGACCGCATTTTTCGAAAACGAAATAAATGTGCATAAGCGaaagtttaactttaaaaaaaacccacttaccttgGTTTTTGGATGCTAAAAATGTGGTACACGGCTTCGTGGATTGGATCACTTCTTGCTCCTCGTTAGGGCAGCACTTCGGCTCACGAGCTAGGCTAACTTTGGACGATTTTTGGTGCAAGGTTTTGGCTAGGACAATTG
This window of the Primulina huaijiensis isolate GDHJ02 chromosome 3, ASM1229523v2, whole genome shotgun sequence genome carries:
- the LOC140973140 gene encoding pheophorbide a oxygenase, chloroplastic; the encoded protein is MSVSFASATPIFSASSNASSSLHHQSVPLPFISKTITSQKRSKLLKTPIHVASPVITPATIPEDGTEEAEPLIETADSEEISSSKFSWRDHWYPVSLVEDLDPRYPTPFQLLNRDLVIWFDKSTAQWVAFDDKCPHRLAPLSEGRIDENGHLQCSYHGWSFDGCGSCTRIPQAASEGPESRALKSPRACATKFPTMVSQGLLFVWPSENDWERAQATKPPMLPDDFDKPEFSSVTIQRDLYYGYDTLMENVSDPSHIDFAHHKVTGRRERAKPLLFKMQSTGPWGFSGANEGNPRISTKFVAPCYYINKVEIDTKLPVVGDQKWVIWICSFNVPMAPGKTRSIVCSARNFFQLTMPGPKWWQVVPRWHEHWTSNKVYDGDMIVLQGQEKIFLSKSKDGVGDVNKEYTKITFTPTQADRFVLAFRNWLRRHGNSQPEWFGATNDQQTLPSITLSKRQMLDRFEQHTLKCSSCRSAHSSFQALQKFLIGTAVVCAATAGIPPDMYFRIVLGAVSILSAGLAYAINELQKNFVFVDYIHADID
- the LOC140971976 gene encoding increased DNA methylation 1-like, which encodes MHKSILAGNALPDGAALSYIIRGQVKLEGCKKDGAIVCSCCNKLVSPSQFEKHAGCGSHKKPYHNIFTSNGMSLHQLYVDQVQSSESCSREKDDLCSICKLRGNLMSCGNCPRSFHYECAAPSGIPQGKWYCRYCENLFGKKKFSKRNKNAIAAGRVAGANPVEEINQRCIRIVGSLEVEIGGCCICGGHGFSKSRITDNTIIICDQCDREYHVGCLKERKIADLEVLPEDDWFCCIECNTMNSTLKELMEAGEQMLPPNLENHIKKKFEEHGSQQNSELDKIRWRLFKGKQASEVTRVWLSGAVNIFHECFDPISVPSNSGLDLIPNMVYGREVNGQDFCGMYCAILTANSVAVSAGIIRIFGAEVAELPLVATRPDYQGKGYFQYLLFCIENLLSHLNVKELVLPAAHEAESMWKNKFGFENLGQEQLDQYMRSYPMMAFNGTSFLHKPISGS